One window of the Labilibaculum sp. genome contains the following:
- a CDS encoding tetratricopeptide repeat protein: MKNVLLILLSLIITFPVKATFQSEKIDFKIKNSNLDRVIEIAQSNFNSNNAEALKLSMLAAEKALEFENMKQYANANELLGRIHSYQGELKKAKTCLDASFEYWKNMRDTLRMSFCYGYLGDINYSICKYDTAELFYQKGFEFKKLTKDSINFSFSYNAIGNIKLENCKYNEALENYKKALKLNIRFKSISGICYTHNALGNAYFEINDLKSSKKHFEEALKIGKENHLDKNIAYTLNQLAKLNNRLSNRSTAIDLYNESLQISEKLLSKNGLGLSYMGIGEVYQALMQNDKALEYHHKALKLFEELGSQKNIANCYINIGMVLYEMKDHAMAREKFQKSIEINERIGYLKGVANAYRKIGNTYYQEKNYPISLTNYNKSLTIQKKIGNLKGIASCYTNIGLIHIKRDSSDLAMDVFNKAIVINMGINNIGGVASTYNNLGELYKTKNNHKKAIQYLLKSFDIASKIDRKTLMAESAKNLSEIYSSDKNYKQSLHYHQLYFDLYNQMYNAQMENRIGWIQMQNEREKRVSLEKIFANEKSIEKEKLNKQSLINSFLMVIVVLILLSTTLIYSLYLAVKKANKKLTSEITVRKKAELQLEDNHRNLESLVKIRTIELIKAKEKAEQSDQLKSSFLANMSHEIRTPMNAIIGFSKLLTMTNSTKKQNHYTSIIYENGHVLLTLVNDIMDISMLESKQLKIKKTTFKVYPILEELKSIFDEIKYADKKNDIKFTIHNNNVPKDLTINSDRIRIKQILINLLRNALKFTKSGHIDFGIELIEDKLRFFINDSGIGIPYEDQSLIYDRFRQASNNSAEHGGTGLGLTISKNLVELLDGNIWFTSKPNVGSQFYVDLPLQSNSIKISSETSKNDKGTDFTGKKILVAEDTKSNFLYIKEVLRKTNAEVTWTKNGDETVEQFKLNHFDLVLMDIQLPKIDGYEVTKKIKLQNPHVPVIIQTAFNHRDEEQKHSEPAFDDFITKPYTGSQLLRIISQNLP, from the coding sequence ATGAAAAACGTACTACTTATTCTACTTTCATTAATCATCACCTTTCCTGTTAAAGCTACATTCCAATCAGAAAAAATAGATTTTAAAATAAAAAACTCAAATCTTGATCGAGTAATTGAAATTGCTCAATCCAACTTCAATTCAAATAATGCTGAAGCTTTAAAATTAAGCATGCTGGCCGCAGAAAAAGCACTTGAATTTGAAAACATGAAACAATATGCAAACGCTAATGAATTATTAGGCCGAATACATTCATATCAAGGAGAATTGAAAAAAGCAAAAACCTGTCTTGATGCTTCTTTTGAATATTGGAAAAACATGAGAGACACTCTTAGAATGAGTTTTTGCTATGGTTATTTAGGCGATATAAACTATTCAATATGTAAATATGATACCGCAGAATTGTTTTACCAAAAAGGATTTGAATTTAAAAAACTTACCAAGGATAGTATTAACTTCAGTTTTAGCTACAATGCCATTGGAAATATAAAACTGGAAAATTGCAAATACAATGAAGCCCTGGAAAATTACAAAAAGGCATTAAAGTTAAATATACGCTTCAAGAGCATTTCCGGTATTTGCTACACTCACAATGCATTAGGCAATGCTTATTTTGAAATTAATGATCTTAAATCATCAAAAAAACATTTCGAAGAAGCTCTGAAAATTGGTAAAGAGAATCATCTCGACAAAAATATTGCATATACCTTAAACCAGCTGGCAAAACTAAACAACAGATTAAGCAATAGATCCACAGCCATCGATTTATATAATGAATCCTTACAAATCAGCGAAAAATTGTTGTCGAAAAATGGATTGGGACTATCTTACATGGGGATTGGTGAGGTCTATCAAGCTCTCATGCAAAATGACAAAGCACTGGAATATCATCATAAAGCGCTAAAACTTTTTGAAGAGCTTGGATCTCAAAAAAACATTGCGAATTGCTATATAAACATTGGTATGGTTTTGTATGAAATGAAGGATCATGCCATGGCTCGGGAAAAATTTCAAAAATCAATAGAAATTAACGAACGAATCGGTTATTTAAAAGGTGTGGCCAATGCTTATCGCAAAATCGGAAACACCTACTATCAAGAAAAAAACTACCCTATTAGTCTTACCAACTATAATAAATCACTTACCATTCAAAAAAAAATCGGCAATTTAAAAGGGATCGCATCCTGTTATACAAACATTGGTTTAATTCACATAAAAAGAGATAGTAGTGATTTAGCAATGGATGTTTTCAACAAGGCAATTGTCATTAATATGGGTATTAATAATATTGGTGGAGTTGCGTCTACTTACAATAATTTGGGTGAATTATATAAGACTAAAAATAACCACAAAAAGGCAATTCAGTATTTGTTAAAAAGCTTTGATATAGCTTCTAAAATTGACCGGAAAACACTCATGGCAGAAAGTGCCAAAAATTTATCGGAAATTTATTCATCGGATAAAAATTATAAACAATCATTGCACTATCACCAGTTGTATTTCGATTTGTACAATCAAATGTACAATGCACAAATGGAAAATAGAATTGGCTGGATTCAGATGCAAAACGAAAGAGAGAAACGCGTAAGTCTGGAGAAAATTTTCGCCAATGAAAAATCAATCGAAAAAGAGAAATTAAATAAGCAATCCCTTATCAATTCCTTTTTAATGGTTATTGTAGTTCTTATTCTACTCTCAACAACATTAATTTATAGTCTTTACCTTGCTGTAAAAAAGGCAAATAAGAAATTAACCAGCGAAATTACGGTACGGAAAAAAGCCGAATTGCAACTAGAGGACAATCATCGAAATCTTGAGAGCCTCGTGAAAATAAGGACGATTGAATTAATTAAAGCAAAAGAAAAAGCAGAACAATCGGATCAATTAAAATCCTCCTTTTTAGCGAACATGTCTCATGAAATTAGAACTCCAATGAATGCTATTATTGGGTTTTCTAAATTACTTACGATGACCAATTCTACAAAAAAGCAAAACCATTACACATCAATTATTTATGAGAACGGACATGTTTTGCTCACTCTTGTTAACGATATCATGGACATTTCGATGCTTGAATCAAAGCAGCTCAAAATTAAAAAAACCACTTTTAAGGTTTATCCAATACTCGAAGAATTGAAAAGCATTTTCGATGAGATAAAATATGCTGACAAAAAGAATGACATCAAATTTACCATTCACAATAATAATGTACCTAAAGATCTTACAATTAACTCTGATCGGATTCGAATAAAACAGATTCTTATAAATCTCTTACGAAATGCTTTAAAATTCACAAAATCGGGTCATATTGATTTTGGCATCGAATTAATTGAAGACAAACTTCGCTTCTTCATTAACGACTCAGGCATTGGTATTCCGTACGAAGATCAATCTTTAATTTACGATCGTTTTAGACAGGCAAGCAATAATTCGGCAGAACATGGAGGCACAGGTCTGGGCTTAACAATTTCAAAGAATCTGGTTGAATTATTAGATGGTAATATTTGGTTTACATCAAAACCGAATGTAGGAAGCCAATTTTATGTCGATCTTCCTTTGCAATCAAATTCAATTAAAATAAGCTCTGAGACTTCAAAAAACGATAAGGGTACAGATTTTACCGGCAAAAAAATACTTGTGGCAGAAGACACAAAATCAAATTTCCTTTACATTAAAGAAGTACTCCGTAAAACAAATGCAGAAGTAACCTGGACAAAAAATGGGGATGAAACTGTTGAGCAATTTAAATTAAACCATTTTGACCTGGTATTGATGGACATTCAATTGCCAAAAATTGACGGATACGAGGTTACTAAGAAAATAAAGCTGCAAAACCCGCATGTGCCCGTAATAATTCAAACTGCCTTTAACCATAGGGATGAAGAGCAAAAACATTCAGAACCGGCCTTTGATGACTTCATTACAAAACCCTATACGGGAAGCCAACTTCTTCGTATCATATCACAGAATCTGCCTTAA